Proteins encoded together in one Accipiter gentilis chromosome 16, bAccGen1.1, whole genome shotgun sequence window:
- the LOC126046728 gene encoding keratin, type II cytoskeletal 3-like, with protein sequence MSRQSVCRSFGGGSRRGYSSCSAIGGGFGGGGGRSRISYSSYSSSRGGGGGGHCGGFSSRSLHNMGGSRRITVGGCYGGGGYGGRMGGFGGGYGGGMGGFGGGMGGGGMGGGGMSGFGGGMGGGGMGGGGMGGFGGGMGGGGMGGGGMGGFGGPGFPGGIHPVQVDPSLLRPVHVEIDPQIQQVKNQEKEQIKTLNNQFASFIDKVRFLEQQNKVLSTKWELLQQQGPSGPRKNLDVIFENYIQNLRRRLETLLGQRGQLESELQNMRQYVEEYKTKYEEEINRRTAAENEFVVLKKDVDCAYMTKVELEAKVGALTDEINFLRCIYEEELAQMQTISRDLSVVVSMDNNRHLDLESIIEEVRRQYEQIAQNSRAEAEAWYQSRYEELQNTAGRHGDSLRNTKIEIQELTRNVQRLRAEIENVKKQNQQLQAAIAEAEERGEMALKDARRKLEELESALSKDKEELARLLKEYQELLNIKIALDVEIAMYRKLLEGEENRLCNDGMSNVNVSVVGRTSISGGRGGMGGGFGGGSGMGGGFGGGSGMGGGFGGGSGMGGGMGGGLCGVGSSIGGGSMGGSCGMGGGMYSGGFSSGSGRMCGSGGGNFGSGGGSSSIRRCVTTTSVKSSGVRF encoded by the exons ATGTCTCGGCAGTCTGTCTGCAGGAGCTTTGGAGGCGGGAGTAGAAGGGGCTACAGCTCTTGCTCTGCCATCGGTGGTGGCTTTGGAGGAGGTGGCGGCAGAAGCAGGATCAGTTACAGTTCATACTCCTCATCcaggggaggtggaggaggtggaCATTGTGGAGGTTTTAGCAGCAGGAGCCTCCATAACATGGGTGGCAGCAGAAGAATTACTGTGGGTGGATGCTATGGCGGTGGAGGATACGGAGGCAGAATGGGTGGCTTTGGTGGAGGCTATGGAGGAGGAATGGGTGGCTTTGGTGGAGGAATGGGTGGTGGAGGAATGGGTGGTGGAGGAATGAGTGGCTTTGGAGGAGGAATGGGTGGTGGAGGAATGGGTGGTGGAGGAATGGGTGGCTTTGGTGGAGGAATGGGTGGTGGAGGAATGGGTGGTGGAGGAATGGGTGGCTTTGGTGGCCCTGGCTTCCCTGGAGGCATCCACCCAGTGCAAGTTGACCCAAGCCTCCTGCGGCCAGTCCATGTTGAGATTGACCCCCAAATCCAGCAAGTGAaaaaccaggagaaggagcagatTAAGACTCTTAACAATCAGTTTGCCTCCTTCATTGATAAG GTCCGCTTCCTGGAGCAACAGAACAAAGTCCTCTCCACCAAGTGGGAGCTCCTCCAACAGCAAGGGCCTTCGGGGCCAAGGAAGAACCTCGATGTCATCTTTGAAAATTACATCCAGAACCTGAGGAGGAGGTTGGAGACTCTCCTGGGACAGAGGGGACAGCTGGAGTCGGAGCTGCAGAACATGCGGCAATACGTGGAGGAGTACAAAACCAA GTACGAAGAAGAAATCAACAGGCGCACCGCTGCTGAGAACGAGTTTGTGGTGCTCAAGAAG GATGTGGACTGTGCCTACATGACTAAAGTAGAGCTGGAAGCCAAGGTGGGAGCTCTGACTGATGAAATCAACTTCTTGAGGTGCATCTATGAGGAG GAACTGGCTCAGATGCAGACAATCAGCCGGGACCTGTCTGTGGTGGTGTCCATGGACAACAATCGGCACCTGGATCTGGAGAGCATCATTGAGGAGGTCAGGCGTCAGTACGAGCAGATTGCTCAGAACAGCAGAGCTGAAGCTGAGGCTTGGTACCAGAGCCGG TATGAAGAGCTGCAGAACACTGCTGGAAGACATGGGGACAGCCTCCGCAACACCAAGATAGAGATCCAAGAGTTGACCAGGAATGTCCAGAGGTTGCGGGCTGAGATTGAGAACGTGAAGAAGCAG aaccAGCAGTTGCAGGCAGCCATTGCCGAGGCTGAGGAACGGGGTGAGATGGCCCTCAAGGATGCTAGGAGGAAACTGGAAGAGTTGGAAAGTGCCCTGAGCAAAGACAAGGAGGAGCTGGCTCGCTTGCTGAAGGAGTACCAGGAGCTGCTGAACATCAAGATTGCGCTGGACGTTGAGATTGCCATGTACAGgaagctgctggagggagaggagaacag aCTGTGCAATGACGGCATGTCCAACGTCAATGTCT CTGTGGTGGGCAGGACCAGCATCTCTGGAGGCAGAGGAGGCATGGGAGGAGGCTTCGGAGGCGGCAGCGGCATGGGAGGAGGCTTCGGAGGCGGCAGCGGCATGGGAGGAGGCTTCGGAGGCGGCAGCGGCATGGGCGGAGGAATGGGAGGAGGCCTCTGTGGAGTAGGAAgcagcatcggaggtggaagcaTGGGCGGCAGCTGTGGAATGGGAGGAGGAATGTACAGCGGTGGCTTCTCTTCTGGAAGTGGAAGGATGTGCGGCTCTGGAGGTGGCAACTTCGGCTCTGGTGGGGGATCGTCCTCCATACGGAGATGCGTCACGACCACCTCCGTCAAATCTTCAGGAGTGAGATTCTGA